One region of Serinus canaria isolate serCan28SL12 chromosome 25, serCan2020, whole genome shotgun sequence genomic DNA includes:
- the QTRT1 gene encoding queuine tRNA-ribosyltransferase catalytic subunit 1 produces the protein MAAPAAGPVPVLRIVAECGRSRARAGELRLPHGTVPCPVFMPVGTRGTAKGLTAAQLAALGCRICLGNTFHLGTRPGSELVRRSGGLHGFMDWPHNLLTDSGGFQMVSLLALSEVSEEGVRFQPPHGGEEILLSPEKSMEIQNALGADIVMQLDDVVSSTTTGPRVEEAMLRSVRWLDRCVAAHARPGQQLLFAIVQGGLEPELRLRCIRAMTQRDVPGFAIGGLSGGEAKARFWRAVKLSTEHLPRDKPRYLMGVGYATDLVVCVALGCDMFDCVFPTRTARFGSALVPWGSLQLRSHRFAKDFRPIDADCGCPTCQRYSRAYLHALLRSNTAALHLLTLHNIAYQMKLMGSIRDSILRQRFPEFVREFMDTMYGGRGGPPAWAREALEAVGITLG, from the exons ATGGCGGcgcccgcggcggggccggtgcCGGTGCTGCGGATCGTGGCCGAGTGCGGGCGGAGCCGCGCCCGGGCCGGGGAGCTGCGGCTGCCGCACGGCACCGTGCCCTGCCCCGTGTTCATGCCCGTGGGCACCCGCGGCACCGCCAAGGGCCTGACGGCCGCGCAGCTGGCGGCGCTCGGCTGCCGCATCTGCCTCGGCAACACCTTCCACCTGGGCACGCGGCCG GGCTCGGAGCTGGTCCGGCGCTCCGGGGGCCTGCACGGCTTCATGGACTGGCCGCACAACCTGCTGACG GACAGCGGCGGGTTCCAGATGGTTTCGCTGCTGGCGCTGTCGGAGGTGTCGGAGGAGGGGGTTCGGTTCCAGCCCCCCCACGGCGGGGAGGAGATCCTGCTGAGCCCCGAGAAATCCATGGAGATCCAGAACGCCCTGG GGGCCGATATCGTGATGCAGCTGGACGATGTCGTGAGCAGCACCACGACGGGGCCGCGCGTCGAGGAGGCCATGCTCAG GTCGGTGCGCTGGCTGGATCGCTGCGTGGCCGCCCACGCCCGCCccgggcagcagctgctcttcgCCATCGTGCAGGGGGGGCTGGAGCCCGAGCTGCGCCTGCGCTGCATCCGAG CCATGACCCAGCGGGACGTGCCCGGTTTCGCCATCGGGGGCCTGAGCGGCGGCGAGGCCAAGGCGCGGTTCTGGCGCGCGGTGAAGCTGAGCACCGAGCACCTGCCCCGGGACAAGCCCCGCTACCTCATGGGCGTGGG gtACGCCACCGACCTGGTGGTCTGCGTCGCGCTGGGCTGTGACATGTTCGACTGCGTCTTCCCCACCCGCACGGCG CGTTTCGGTTCCGCCCTGGTGccctgggggtccctgcagctgaggagtCACCGATTCGCCAAAGACTTCCGGCCCATCGACGCCGACTGCGGCTGCCCCACGTGCCAGAG GTACTCCCGGGCGTACCTGCACGCGCTGCTGCGCTCCAACACGGCCGCGCTGCACCTGCTCACCCTGCACAACATCGCCTACCAG ATGAAGCTGATGGGCtccatcagggacagcatcctGCGGCAGCGCTTCCCCGAGTTCGTGCGGGAGTTCATGGACACCATGTACGGGGGGCGGGGGGGACCCCCGGCCTGGGCTCGGGAGGCCCTGGAGGCTGTGGGGATCACCCTGGGCTGA